The region GATGTGACGAGGAGGCCATTGCCGCAGAGGTCGTAACAGGACCCGTCCGGCAGTGGCCTTCTTCGTATGTGCACGAGGAGATCTCCAATGAATCACGGCGCGGACGCCAAACAGGCCGCCGATGACAAGAACGCGCACGGTGCGGCCAAGCATGGTCGCTTCATGCTGAAGCTGTCCGGCGAGGCGTTCGCCGGAGGCGGGGGGCTCGGTGTCGACCCCGATGTCGTGCACGCCATCGCCCGCGAGGTCGCCGCCGTGGTCAGGGACGGCGCCGAGATCGCCATCGTCATCGGTGGCGGTAACTTCTTCCGCGGCGCGGAGCTGCAGCAGCGCGGTATGGACCGGGCCCGCTCGGACTACATGGGCATGCTCGGAACCGTCATGAACTGCCTCGCCCTCCAGGACTTCCTGGAAAAGGAGGGCATCGACTCCCGCGTCCAGACCGCCATCACCATGGGCCAGGTCGCGGAGCCGTACATTCCGCTGCGTGCGGTGCGCCACCTGGAGAAGGGGCGCGTGGTCATCTTCGGCGCGGGTATGGGCATGCCGTACTTCTCCACGGACACCACCGCGGCCCAGCGGGCACTGGAGATCGACGCGCAGGCCCTGCTCATGGGGAAGAACGGCGTGGACGGGGTCTATGACTCCGACCCCGCCCGCAACCCCGACGCGGTGAAGTTCGACGCCCTGGAGTACGGCGAGGTGATCACCAGGGACCTGAAGGTCGCCGACGCCACCGCGATCACCCTCTGCCGGGACAACAAGCTGCCCATCCTCGTCTTCGAGCTCCTGGCCGAAGGAAACATCGCGCGCGCGGTGAAGGGTGAGAAGATCGGCACGCTGGTGAGCGACCAGGGCTCCCGGGCCTGACGGCTCGAACGGGGGATGGACAACGGCCTGCCGGTCGGACACCGTGCAGGAGAAGACGCACGCAGGGGCGAGGCTCTGCTTACTGATAACACCAGGAGCAAGTGGTGATCGAAGAGACCCTCCTCGAGGCCGAGGAGAAGATGGAGAAAGCCGTTGTGGTCGCCAAGGAGGACTTCGCCGCGATCCGCACCGGGCGTGCGCACCCGGCGATGTTCAACAAGATCGTGGCGGACTACTACGGTGCGCTGACGCCGATCAATCAGCTCGCGTCGTTCTCGGTGCCGGAGCCGCGCATGGCCGTGGTCACGCCGTTCGACAAGACCGCGCTCCGCAACATCGAGCAGGCGATCCGGGACTCGGATCTGGGTGTCAACCCGAGCAATGACGGCAACATCATCCGGGTGGTGTTCCCCGAGCTCACCGAGCAGCGCCGTAAGGAGTTCATCAAGGTCGCCAAGGCCAAGGGCGAGGACGCGAAGATCTCGATCCGTAGCGTCCGGCGCAAGGCCAAGGAGTCCATCGACAAGCTGATCAAGGACGGCGACGTCGGCGAGGACGAGGGGCGCCGCGCCGAGAAGGAGCTCGACGACACCACGGCGAAGTATGTCGCGCAGGTGGATGAGCTGCTCAAGCACAAGGAAGCCGAGCTGCTCGAGGTCTGATGAACGACTCTTCCTGGGGGGCCCCACCAAGCGCCGGATTCCGGGCACCGGGCGGTCAGGGCACCTCCCCCGGCTACGGCTGGGTGGCGGCGCCTTCTTCGGCGGGTCCCGCGCACGAGGTGGGCGAAGCGGCGCAGACTCGCCCCATGCCCACCGTGCCCCACGCAGGCGGCGACTCCGGCGAGGCCGCCGACCGTGACCGGGGGGCCGCTCGGCTGAGCGGCCCCCTCTTCCGCGACGAGCGGGAGCCGCAGCCCGGACCCCGGCCGCCCGCCGGCCGCCCGCCGACGCCCCCCGACCCCGCGCCCGACCCGGTCTCCGCCGACGGCGGTGCGCGCGGCGCCGGTGCCGGGCAGGGGAAGAAGAGTGCGGGCCGTAATCTGCGCGCCGCGATAGGGGTGGGCATCGGCCTCGGCGTGATCATCATGGCCTCGCTCTTCATCTACAAGCCCGTGTTCGTCGGCGTGGTAGCGGTCGCGGTGGTGGTCGGGCTCTGGGAGCTGACCTCGCGGCTGACCGAGCGCAAGGACATCCGGGTCCCGCTGGTGCCGCTAGCGGTCGGCGGGGTCGCCATGATCGTCGCCGGCTATGTGCGCGGTGCCCAGGGCGCGGTGGTGGCGGTGGCGCTCACGGCGCTCGCGGTGCTGGTCTGGCGGATGACCGAACCGCCCGACAACTACCTCAGGGATGTCACCGCAGGCGTCTTCGCCGCCTTCTACGTGCCGTTCCTGGCCACCTTCGTGGCGCTCATGCTCGACACCGGGGACGGCCCGTGGCGCGTCCTCACCTTCCTGCTGCTGACCGTGGTCAGCGACACGGGGGCGTACGCGGTGGGCTGGCGCTTCGGCAAGCATCCGCTGGCGCCGCGGATCAGCCCCGGCAAGACGCGCGAGGGGCTGCTGGGCGCGGTGACCTTCGCGATGGTCGCGGGCGCGCTGTGCATGCAATACCTCATCGACGACGGCGTCTGGTGGCAGGGCCTGCTGCTCGGCTTCGCCGTCGCGGTCAGCGCGACCCTGGGCGACCTCGGCGAGTCCATGATCAAGCGGGACCTCGGCATCAAGGACATGGGCAAGCTGCTGCCCGGCCATGGCGGGATCATGGACCGGCTCGACTCGCTGCTGCCCACCGCGCCGGTCGCGTGGCTGCTGTTGGTGATCTTTGTGGGCGGCGGCTGACGAGGCCGCCCACGGGCCCCGCGCCACGCATGGCGCGGGGCCCTTCGTACGTCTGCGACACTGGGTGAACCATGCCTAAGCCCGGAGAACTCTTGTTCCCAGGGCGCGAAGAAGCCCCCTACCAGCGATTTCGTCGCCAGTAGGGGGCCGTCTCGTACCCGGTGGGCCGTCGCTGGGCCGTCAGGACGGCGGGGCCGTGCCGAAGACGCCATCGAGGGCCCGGCGGGCACGCTCCTTGCTGCTGGGCATCAGGTGCGCGTACACCCGCAGCGTCATCGCGGGGTCGGAGTGCCCCAGGTACTCGCTCACGGCCTTGATGCTCTCGCCCGCGTCCAGGAGGACCGAGGCGTAGAAGTGGCGCAGGGCGTGCATACCGTGCTCCCGGGCGGAGGCGTGCGGCTT is a window of Streptomyces violaceusniger Tu 4113 DNA encoding:
- a CDS encoding phosphatidate cytidylyltransferase, yielding MNDSSWGAPPSAGFRAPGGQGTSPGYGWVAAPSSAGPAHEVGEAAQTRPMPTVPHAGGDSGEAADRDRGAARLSGPLFRDEREPQPGPRPPAGRPPTPPDPAPDPVSADGGARGAGAGQGKKSAGRNLRAAIGVGIGLGVIIMASLFIYKPVFVGVVAVAVVVGLWELTSRLTERKDIRVPLVPLAVGGVAMIVAGYVRGAQGAVVAVALTALAVLVWRMTEPPDNYLRDVTAGVFAAFYVPFLATFVALMLDTGDGPWRVLTFLLLTVVSDTGAYAVGWRFGKHPLAPRISPGKTREGLLGAVTFAMVAGALCMQYLIDDGVWWQGLLLGFAVAVSATLGDLGESMIKRDLGIKDMGKLLPGHGGIMDRLDSLLPTAPVAWLLLVIFVGGG
- the frr gene encoding ribosome recycling factor, which gives rise to MIEETLLEAEEKMEKAVVVAKEDFAAIRTGRAHPAMFNKIVADYYGALTPINQLASFSVPEPRMAVVTPFDKTALRNIEQAIRDSDLGVNPSNDGNIIRVVFPELTEQRRKEFIKVAKAKGEDAKISIRSVRRKAKESIDKLIKDGDVGEDEGRRAEKELDDTTAKYVAQVDELLKHKEAELLEV
- the pyrH gene encoding UMP kinase, producing MNHGADAKQAADDKNAHGAAKHGRFMLKLSGEAFAGGGGLGVDPDVVHAIAREVAAVVRDGAEIAIVIGGGNFFRGAELQQRGMDRARSDYMGMLGTVMNCLALQDFLEKEGIDSRVQTAITMGQVAEPYIPLRAVRHLEKGRVVIFGAGMGMPYFSTDTTAAQRALEIDAQALLMGKNGVDGVYDSDPARNPDAVKFDALEYGEVITRDLKVADATAITLCRDNKLPILVFELLAEGNIARAVKGEKIGTLVSDQGSRA